The Salvelinus sp. IW2-2015 linkage group LG8, ASM291031v2, whole genome shotgun sequence genome window below encodes:
- the LOC111967423 gene encoding endoplasmic reticulum membrane adapter protein XK-like, which translates to MEEEGDQVENISDVEQSHHESASENGVMLVVNHSNIQPPFSVVLATLLYCAEFVCAAVLCNVYHKSDDDIWMGSTITFMLVPAVLTQLALTFIHRDLGRDRPFVLFLHLLLLGPLIRCFEALVVYFKAGKEEEPYVTISRKIKLKKDQATPMEWEIGHSERKLATHRNAFKRTAVIQAFLGSTPQLTLQLYANIQEKYFLPIRLTLMVICLFSITYGALVCSVLAINIRYDDYKVRLRPAAYLCMILWRGLEIATRVTSLVLFSSALTYWVILVGLGNLLFFFLQPWAEFWARRASLPDNVEKNFSKLGTTVVLSLVTFLYACINVFCWSAVQLDLGHRDLIEMKQHWGRLAAYYGGRFLENSALIALWYFYKSDFYSYVCAPLLVAQLLICYSLAVLFMLLFYQFCHPCRRLFRHNVHDCLACVCCCRRGVGRAGEGHPHSYSTTATMVLVPLEPPDLQPPDLTSQLGEHETAIVEDTEAA; encoded by the exons ATGGAAGAAGAGGGCGACCAAGTCGAAAATATCTCTGACGTCGAGCAATCCCACCATGAATCCGCCTCTGAAAACGGAGTCATGTTGGTTGTCAACCACAGTAACATTCAGCCCCCATTCAGCGTGGTGTTAGCCACATTGTTGTATTGTGCTGAGTTCGTCTGCGCAGCGGTGCTTTGCAACGTTTACCACAAGAGCGATGACGACATCTGGATGGGGTCAACCATCACCTTCATGTTGGTGCCCGCTGTATTGACTCAGTTGGCGCTGACATTCATTCATAGAGACTTAGGAAGAGACCGCCCCTTTGTTCTCTTCTTGCATCTACTACTCCTGGGCCCACTCATTAG gTGTTTCGAGGCTCTGGTGGTTTACTTCAAAGCGGGTAAAGAGGAGGAGCCCTATGTGACCATCTCCAGGAAGATCAAGCTGAAGAAGGACCAGGCCACGCCCATGGAGTGGGAGATCGGCCACTCGGAGCGCAAGCTGGCCACCCATCGGAACGCCTTCAAACGTACCGCCGTCATCCAGGCCTTCCTGGGATCCACCCCCCAGCTCACCCTGCAGCTGTACGCCAACATCCAGGAGAAGTACTTCCTCCCTATCAGAC TGACTTTGATGGTCATCTGCCTCTTCTCCATCACCTACGGGGCCCTGGTGTGCAGCGTGTTGGCCATCAACATCCGCTACGACGACTACAAGGTGCGGCTGCGCCCAGCCGCCTACCTCTGCATGATCCTGTGGCGGGGCCTGGAGATCGCCACGCGCGTCACCTCCCTGGTGTTGTTCAGCTCCGCGCTCACCTATTGGGTGATCCTCGTGGGCCTGGGCAACCTGCTATTCTTCTTCCTGCAGCCCTGGGCCGAGTTTTGGGCTCGACGCGCCTCGCTGCCCGACAACGTGGAGAAGAACTTCAGCAAGCTGGGCACTACGGTGGTGCTGTCGCTGGTCACCTTCCTGTACGCCTGCATCAACGTCTTCTGCTGGTCGGCCGTGCAGCTAGACCTGGGCCACCGCGACCTCATCGAGATGAAGCAGCACTGGGGCCGCCTGGCCGCATACTACGGCGGACGCTTCCTGGAGAACAGCGCGCTCATCGCCCTCTGGTACTTCTACAAGTCAGACTTCTACTCGTACGTGTGCGCCCCGCTGCTGGTGGCCCAGCTGCTCATCTGCTACAGCCTGGCCGTGCTCTTCATGCTACTCTTCTACCAGTTCTGCCACCCGTGTCGGCGCCTCTTCAGGCACAATGTGCACGACTGCCTGGCCTGCGTCTGCTGCTGTCGGAGGGGTGTGGGGAGAGCGGGGGAGGGGCATCCCCACTCCTATTCCACCACTGCCACCATGGTGCTGGTACCGCTGGAGCCGCCAGACCTGCAACCCCCTGACCTCACCAGCCAGCTGGGGGAGCACGAGACGGCAATCGTTGAAGACACGGAGGCGGCTTGA